In the Bacillus sp. HSf4 genome, CAACAGTCGTTTACTGTGTGAAGGAGGATGCTACTGCATTCAGCAGTACAGGGATGAAAACATGGACAGGGCGACAAATATCATTCACTGTCAGCGCATTGAAGCGGCGATTAAAATGAAGAGGGGCGACCCGGAAGGCATTACACACCATGCAACAGTGCCCCTTAGAGACCAGAATAAACGCTTCGGTCTTTTGAATGTGGCCGCTCCCGGCAAGAGCCATTTTGATCGGGAAGAGCTGGCTCTTTTAGAGGCCGTCGCTCTCCAAATCGGCACAGCGATTAAGCGGATCAAGCTCGCCGAACATGAACGCAGGAATCTACTGTTGACCGAGCGGAACAGGCTCGCGCAAGATTTGCATGACTCCGTCAATCAAATGATTTTTTCTTTAAGCTTGACCGCCAAAGCCGCGGGCGAGCTGACAGATAACCCTGACGTCTGTGAAATGCTTGAGTTTATCCAGCATCTGTCACATGAAGCACTGCTTGAGATGAGGGCGTTGATTTGGCAGCTCAGGCCCCAGGGACTTGAGGAAGGACTGTCGGCGGCTGTTGAAAAGTATGCCGAAGTCCTCGGCCTTGATGTCAAC is a window encoding:
- a CDS encoding GAF domain-containing sensor histidine kinase: MGENTRFEKLKTLKEIAETLNEGHYLQETLDAVLKKLLDLTGLRTAWLFLIDEKGGFELAASAFLPEALAYDNSRLLCEGGCYCIQQYRDENMDRATNIIHCQRIEAAIKMKRGDPEGITHHATVPLRDQNKRFGLLNVAAPGKSHFDREELALLEAVALQIGTAIKRIKLAEHERRNLLLTERNRLAQDLHDSVNQMIFSLSLTAKAAGELTDNPDVCEMLEFIQHLSHEALLEMRALIWQLRPQGLEEGLSAAVEKYAEVLGLDVNMTQSGVLRLSPEEEELFWRLSQEALSNCKKHAEAKLVHVNISVSPSSAVLEIEDDGKGFLYDPDSNLPTFGLKGMKERTEKAGGLFQLETDINKGTKIRVLLPLREKGEAKWRK